The following are encoded in a window of Cumulibacter manganitolerans genomic DNA:
- a CDS encoding isoprenyl transferase, with protein MAITAARARRALTKARKRAKRVLSPALYTAYESRVLADLKGANIPRHIGVIVDGNRRWAREMGFEVADGHRYGGEKLDDLMRWSDDLGVEVVTIWLLSTDNLTNRDPEEIGPLLQVISDVARRLSRGGRDWRIRLMGALDLLPPDVAAALQDAAAATEGHGGMAINIAVGYGGRQEIVDAVRGALRTAADRGLSIEQAAEAIDLDDIAAHLYTKGQPDPDLIIRTSGEQRLSGFLLWQTANAEFYFSDVYWPDFRRVDFLRAVREYAHRHRRFGG; from the coding sequence GTGGCGATCACCGCAGCGCGTGCGCGACGCGCCCTGACCAAGGCGCGCAAGCGCGCCAAGCGCGTGCTGTCGCCCGCGCTGTACACCGCCTACGAGAGCCGGGTGCTGGCCGACCTCAAGGGCGCCAACATCCCCAGGCACATCGGGGTGATCGTGGACGGCAACCGCCGCTGGGCCCGCGAGATGGGCTTCGAGGTCGCCGACGGCCACCGCTACGGCGGCGAGAAGCTCGACGACCTGATGCGCTGGAGCGACGATCTCGGTGTCGAGGTGGTGACCATCTGGCTGCTGTCCACCGACAACCTCACCAATCGCGACCCCGAGGAGATCGGTCCGCTGCTGCAGGTCATCTCGGACGTGGCCCGCCGGCTCAGCCGTGGCGGGCGCGACTGGCGCATCCGGCTGATGGGCGCCCTCGACCTGCTGCCGCCGGACGTCGCCGCGGCCCTGCAGGACGCCGCCGCCGCCACCGAGGGGCACGGTGGGATGGCCATCAACATCGCGGTCGGGTACGGCGGCCGGCAGGAGATCGTCGACGCCGTCCGCGGGGCGCTGCGCACCGCCGCGGACCGCGGGCTCAGCATCGAGCAGGCCGCCGAGGCGATCGACCTCGACGACATCGCCGCGCACCTGTACACCAAGGGCCAGCCCGACCCGGACCTGATCATCCGGACGTCGGGGGAGCAGCGGCTGTCGGGCTTCCTGCTGTGGCAGACCGCGAACGCCGAGTTCTACTTCTCCGACGTGTACTGGCCGGACTTCCGCCGCGTGGACTTCCTGCGCGCGGTCCGCGAGTACGCGCACCGCCACCGCAGGTTCGGCGGCTGA
- a CDS encoding zinc-binding dehydrogenase — translation MWAKYVDRPRHVAGIDVEPPDPATLADGEVLLRFLVGGLCGSDGPRWRGHTHPFTPGPGPHPGTPMHEIVGEVVATRSRLHQVGDRVVGWADRFDGLQEYLATGEEAVLAYDESLTPVQALMLQPLACVIYAVEQMGPVAGRDAAILGLGPIGVLFAHVLKHAGAASVTGVDVVDRSDVADYYGVDRFEHHSTSSWAASLTASSRRPDLVVEAIGHQVGSLTHAVEAVRDGGFIFYFGIPDDLVYPLPMGLMLRKQLTLKAGTTVERRRALAAADAYVREHPDLPGRYITGVYRPEEADAAYRAAYTPAPGQLKIVISAVPR, via the coding sequence ATGTGGGCAAAGTACGTCGACCGTCCCCGCCACGTGGCCGGAATCGATGTCGAGCCCCCGGACCCCGCGACGCTGGCGGACGGTGAGGTGCTGCTGCGATTCCTCGTCGGCGGCCTCTGCGGCAGCGACGGCCCGCGGTGGCGCGGGCACACCCATCCGTTCACGCCCGGCCCCGGACCGCACCCCGGCACGCCGATGCACGAGATCGTCGGCGAGGTGGTCGCCACCCGCTCGCGGCTGCACCAGGTCGGCGACCGCGTCGTCGGGTGGGCCGACCGCTTCGACGGGCTCCAGGAGTACCTGGCCACCGGCGAGGAGGCGGTCCTCGCGTACGACGAGTCGCTCACGCCGGTGCAGGCGCTCATGCTGCAGCCGCTGGCCTGCGTTATCTACGCCGTCGAGCAGATGGGCCCGGTCGCCGGGCGGGACGCCGCGATCCTGGGGTTGGGGCCGATCGGCGTGCTCTTCGCGCACGTGCTGAAGCACGCCGGCGCCGCGAGCGTCACGGGGGTGGACGTCGTCGACCGCAGCGACGTCGCCGACTACTACGGCGTCGACCGGTTCGAGCACCACAGCACCAGCTCCTGGGCGGCGTCGCTGACGGCGTCCTCGCGGCGCCCGGATCTGGTCGTGGAGGCGATCGGTCACCAGGTCGGCTCACTGACGCACGCGGTCGAGGCGGTGCGCGACGGCGGGTTCATCTTCTACTTCGGCATCCCCGACGACCTGGTGTACCCCCTGCCGATGGGCCTCATGCTGCGCAAGCAGCTGACCTTGAAGGCCGGCACCACCGTCGAGCGGCGCCGCGCGCTAGCGGCTGCGGATGCCTACGTGCGCGAGCACCCGGACCTGCCGGGGCGCTACATCACCGGCGTGTACCGGCCCGAGGAGGCCGACGCCGCCTATCGGGCGGCGTACACCCCGGCGCCCGGCCAGCTCAAGATCGTCATCTCCGCCGTCCCGCGTTAG
- the rpsG gene encoding 30S ribosomal protein S7, whose translation MPRKGPAPRRPVINDPVYGNPVVTSLVNKILLSGKRSTAERIVYGALEGARAKSDGNDPVITLKRALDNIKPALEVKSRRVGGATYQVPVEVKPNRANTLALRWLVAYSRQRREKTMTERLMNEILDASNGLGASVKRREDMHKMAESNKAFAHYRW comes from the coding sequence ATGCCTCGCAAGGGTCCCGCGCCCCGTCGCCCGGTCATCAACGACCCGGTCTACGGCAACCCCGTCGTCACCTCGCTGGTCAACAAGATCCTGCTGTCGGGCAAGCGCTCGACCGCTGAGCGCATCGTCTACGGCGCGCTCGAAGGCGCCCGGGCGAAGTCCGACGGCAACGACCCGGTGATCACCCTCAAGCGCGCGCTCGACAACATCAAGCCCGCCCTCGAGGTCAAGTCGCGCCGCGTCGGCGGCGCCACCTACCAGGTCCCGGTCGAGGTCAAGCCGAACCGCGCCAACACCCTCGCGCTGCGCTGGCTGGTCGCCTACAGCCGCCAGCGTCGCGAGAAGACCATGACCGAGCGCCTGATGAACGAGATCCTGGACGCCTCGAACGGTCTCGGCGCGAGCGTCAAGCGTCGCGAGGACATGCACAAGATGGCCGAGTCCAACAAGGCCTTCGCGCACTACCGCTGGTAA
- the tuf gene encoding elongation factor Tu, whose translation MAKAKFERTKPHVNIGTIGHVDHGKTTLTAAITKVLADKYPDLNKAAAFDEIDNAPEEKQRGITINVSHQEYQTEKRHYAHVDAPGHADYIKNMITGAAQMDGAILVVSGTDGPMPQTKEHVLLARQVGVPYIVVALNKCDSPDVDDEILELVELEVRELLSQYEFPGDDAPVIRVSGLKALEGDPEWGAKVAELMDAVDEFIPDPERDTDKPFLMPIEDVFTITGRGTVVTGRIERGRVNVNEEVEIVGIREQSQKTTVTGVEMFRKLLDYGEAGDNVGLLLRGTKREDVERGMVVVKPGSITPHTEFEGNVYILGKDEGGRHTPFFNNYRPQFYFRTTDVTGVVTLPEGTEMVMPGDNTEMTVKLIQPIAMEEGLRFAIREGGRTVGAGRVTKILK comes from the coding sequence GTGGCGAAGGCCAAGTTCGAGCGGACTAAGCCGCACGTAAACATCGGCACGATCGGTCACGTCGACCACGGCAAGACCACCCTGACTGCCGCGATCACCAAGGTTCTGGCCGACAAGTACCCGGACCTGAACAAGGCTGCTGCCTTCGACGAGATCGACAACGCGCCTGAGGAGAAGCAGCGCGGTATCACGATCAACGTCTCGCACCAGGAGTACCAGACCGAGAAGCGTCACTACGCTCACGTCGACGCTCCGGGCCACGCCGACTACATCAAGAACATGATCACCGGTGCGGCGCAGATGGACGGCGCGATCCTGGTCGTCTCGGGCACCGACGGCCCGATGCCGCAGACCAAGGAGCACGTGCTCCTGGCCCGCCAGGTCGGCGTTCCGTACATCGTCGTCGCGCTCAACAAGTGCGACTCGCCCGACGTGGACGACGAGATCCTGGAGCTCGTCGAGCTCGAGGTCCGCGAGCTGCTGTCGCAGTACGAGTTCCCGGGCGACGATGCTCCGGTCATCCGCGTCTCGGGCCTGAAGGCTCTCGAGGGCGATCCGGAGTGGGGCGCCAAGGTCGCCGAGCTCATGGACGCCGTGGACGAGTTCATCCCGGATCCCGAGCGCGACACCGACAAGCCGTTCCTGATGCCGATCGAGGACGTCTTCACGATCACCGGTCGTGGCACCGTCGTCACCGGCCGCATCGAGCGTGGCCGCGTCAACGTCAACGAGGAAGTCGAGATCGTCGGCATCCGCGAGCAGTCGCAGAAGACCACCGTCACCGGTGTCGAGATGTTCCGCAAGCTGCTCGACTACGGCGAGGCCGGCGACAACGTCGGTCTGCTGCTGCGCGGCACCAAGCGCGAGGACGTCGAGCGCGGCATGGTCGTCGTGAAGCCGGGCTCGATCACTCCGCACACGGAGTTCGAGGGGAACGTCTACATCCTGGGCAAGGATGAGGGCGGCCGCCACACCCCGTTCTTCAACAACTACCGTCCGCAGTTCTACTTCCGGACCACCGACGTGACCGGCGTCGTGACCCTTCCCGAGGGCACCGAGATGGTCATGCCGGGCGACAACACCGAGATGACCGTCAAGCTCATCCAGCCGATCGCCATGGAGGAGGGCCTGCGCTTCGCCATCCGCGAGGGCGGCCGCACCGTCGGCGCCGGCCGTGTCACCAAGATCCTGAAGTAG
- the rpsL gene encoding 30S ribosomal protein S12, with translation MPTIQQLVRKGRQDKVTKTNTPALKGSPQRRGVCTRVYTTTPKKPNSALRKVARVKLSSGIEVTAYIPGVGHNLQEHSIVLVRGGRVKDLPGVRYKIIRGSLDTQGVRGRKQARSRYGAKKEKS, from the coding sequence ATGCCTACGATCCAGCAGCTGGTCCGCAAGGGCCGCCAGGACAAGGTCACGAAGACCAACACGCCTGCGCTCAAGGGAAGCCCCCAGCGTCGCGGTGTGTGCACCCGCGTGTACACCACCACCCCGAAGAAGCCGAACTCCGCGCTGCGCAAGGTCGCCCGCGTGAAGCTCTCGAGCGGCATCGAGGTCACCGCCTACATCCCGGGCGTCGGCCACAACCTGCAGGAGCACTCGATCGTGCTCGTCCGCGGCGGTCGTGTGAAGGACCTGCCCGGTGTGCGCTACAAGATCATCCGCGGCTCGCTCGACACCCAGGGTGTCCGTGGCCGCAAGCAGGCACGTTCGCGCTACGGCGCCAAGAAGGAGAAGAGCTAA
- the trhA gene encoding PAQR family membrane homeostasis protein TrhA: protein MNRNLHVVDVVQRLELERALADADPDYEPLDTRPTWRGWIHFGAFFTAIVQSAVLIPLAAVQSGRAALAVSIYCAAMLALFGTSALYHRRRWTTRGWKIMKRLDHSMIFLFIAGTYAPFGFMALGGATRWWILGVVWTGALAGIALKLFWPLAPRWVGVPIYLAVGWAAVFVLGPLLRNGGVGALVLLMVGGLCYTVGAIAYAAKWPNPRPGHFGYHEVFHAFTVLAATSHYIAVFLVLYSSPLV from the coding sequence GTGAACCGTAACCTGCACGTGGTGGATGTCGTCCAGCGGCTCGAGCTGGAGCGTGCGCTCGCCGACGCCGATCCCGACTACGAGCCGCTCGACACCCGCCCCACGTGGCGCGGCTGGATCCATTTCGGCGCGTTCTTCACCGCGATCGTGCAGTCCGCGGTGCTGATCCCCCTGGCCGCGGTGCAGAGCGGCCGCGCCGCGCTGGCGGTGTCGATCTACTGCGCGGCGATGCTCGCGCTGTTCGGGACGTCGGCGCTGTACCACCGCCGGCGCTGGACGACGCGCGGCTGGAAGATCATGAAGCGGCTGGACCACAGCATGATCTTCCTGTTCATCGCCGGGACCTACGCGCCGTTCGGGTTCATGGCGCTCGGCGGCGCCACGCGCTGGTGGATCCTCGGCGTGGTGTGGACCGGCGCGCTCGCCGGGATCGCGCTGAAGCTCTTCTGGCCCCTCGCGCCGCGCTGGGTCGGCGTGCCGATCTACCTCGCCGTGGGCTGGGCCGCGGTGTTCGTGCTCGGGCCGCTGCTGCGCAACGGCGGGGTCGGCGCCCTGGTGCTGCTGATGGTCGGCGGGCTGTGCTACACGGTCGGCGCGATCGCCTACGCCGCCAAGTGGCCCAACCCGCGCCCCGGCCACTTCGGGTACCACGAGGTGTTCCACGCGTTCACGGTGCTCGCGGCGACCAGCCACTACATCGCGGTCTTCCTGGTGCTCTACTCCAGCCCGCTGGTCTGA
- the fusA gene encoding elongation factor G produces MATDLSKVRNIGIMAHIDAGKTTTTERILFYTGMTYKIGEVHDGAATMDWMEQEQERGITITSAAIKCNWKDHVIQIIDTPGHVDFTVEVERSLRVLDGAVAVYDGVAGVESQTENVWRQADKYNVPRMCYVNKLDRTGADFYRCVQMMVDRLGATPLVVQLPIGAEADFIGVVDLLQMKALTWRGETKIGEDYDVEDIPADLQDKAEEYREKLLETLAENDDEIMEKYLGGEELSIPEIKAGIRRATISGSLNPVMCGTSFKNKGVQPLLDNVIAYMPSPLDIGAVHGTLQDGETEATREPSDDQPFSGLAFKVQTDPHLGKLTFVRVYSGRVAVGDQVINSTKDRKERIGKIYQMRANKREERSDAGAGEIIAVAGLKQTTTGETLCDSQNPIVLESMTFPDTVLSVAIEPKTKGDQEKLGVAIQKLAEEDPTFKVENDEESGQTIISGMGELHLEVLVDRMRREFNVEANVGKPQVAYREAIRKTVERLDYTHKKQTGGSGQFAKVQIRVEPLEAREDGATYEFSNEVTGGRVPKEYIPSVDAGAQDALQYGVLAGYPVVGVKCTLMDGQFHDVDSSEMAFKIAGTMAMREALRQAGAVILEPVMAVEVVTPEENMGDVIGDLNSRRGIIQAMEERSGSRVVRAQVPLSEMFGYVGDLRSRTQGRASYSMVFDSYAEVPANVAKEIVAKATGE; encoded by the coding sequence GTGGCTACCGACCTCTCCAAGGTCCGCAACATCGGCATCATGGCGCACATCGATGCCGGCAAGACCACCACGACCGAGCGCATCCTCTTCTACACCGGCATGACCTACAAGATCGGTGAGGTCCACGACGGTGCGGCCACCATGGACTGGATGGAGCAGGAGCAGGAGCGCGGCATCACGATCACCTCCGCGGCGATCAAGTGCAACTGGAAAGACCACGTCATCCAGATCATCGACACGCCGGGCCACGTCGACTTCACCGTCGAGGTCGAGCGCTCGCTGCGCGTCCTCGACGGCGCTGTCGCGGTGTACGACGGCGTCGCCGGTGTCGAGTCGCAGACCGAGAACGTCTGGCGGCAGGCGGACAAGTACAACGTCCCCCGCATGTGCTACGTCAACAAGCTCGACCGCACCGGCGCGGACTTCTACCGCTGCGTGCAGATGATGGTCGACCGCCTCGGCGCGACGCCGCTGGTCGTGCAGCTTCCCATCGGTGCCGAGGCCGACTTCATCGGCGTCGTCGACCTGCTGCAGATGAAGGCGCTGACCTGGCGCGGCGAGACGAAGATCGGCGAGGACTACGACGTCGAGGACATCCCGGCCGACCTGCAGGACAAGGCCGAGGAGTACCGCGAGAAGCTGCTCGAGACGCTCGCCGAGAACGACGACGAGATCATGGAGAAGTACCTCGGTGGCGAGGAGCTGTCCATCCCGGAGATCAAGGCCGGCATCCGCCGCGCCACCATCTCCGGCAGCCTGAACCCGGTGATGTGCGGGACGTCGTTCAAGAACAAGGGCGTCCAGCCGCTGCTGGACAACGTCATCGCCTACATGCCGTCCCCGCTGGACATCGGCGCGGTGCACGGCACGCTGCAGGACGGCGAGACCGAGGCGACCCGCGAGCCCAGCGACGACCAGCCGTTCTCCGGCCTGGCGTTCAAGGTGCAGACCGATCCGCACCTGGGCAAGCTGACCTTCGTGCGCGTCTACTCGGGCCGCGTCGCCGTCGGCGACCAGGTCATCAACTCGACCAAGGACCGCAAGGAGCGCATCGGCAAGATCTACCAGATGCGCGCCAACAAGCGCGAGGAGCGCTCGGACGCCGGCGCCGGCGAGATCATCGCCGTCGCGGGCCTGAAGCAGACCACCACCGGCGAGACGCTGTGCGACTCGCAGAACCCGATCGTCCTCGAGTCGATGACCTTCCCCGACACCGTGCTGTCGGTGGCCATCGAGCCGAAGACCAAGGGTGACCAGGAGAAGCTGGGCGTCGCGATCCAGAAGCTCGCCGAGGAGGATCCCACCTTCAAGGTCGAGAACGACGAGGAGTCCGGACAGACGATCATCTCCGGCATGGGCGAGCTGCACCTCGAGGTGCTGGTCGACCGCATGCGCCGCGAGTTCAACGTCGAGGCCAACGTCGGCAAGCCGCAGGTGGCCTACCGCGAGGCGATCCGCAAGACCGTCGAGCGCCTGGACTACACGCACAAGAAGCAGACCGGCGGCTCGGGCCAGTTCGCGAAGGTGCAGATCCGTGTCGAGCCTCTCGAGGCTCGCGAGGACGGCGCCACCTACGAGTTCTCGAACGAGGTCACCGGCGGCCGCGTGCCGAAGGAGTACATCCCCTCGGTCGACGCCGGCGCCCAGGACGCGCTGCAGTACGGCGTCCTCGCCGGGTACCCGGTGGTCGGCGTCAAGTGCACCCTCATGGACGGCCAGTTCCACGACGTCGACTCCTCGGAGATGGCGTTCAAGATCGCCGGCACCATGGCGATGCGTGAGGCGCTGCGCCAGGCCGGGGCGGTCATCCTCGAGCCGGTCATGGCCGTCGAGGTCGTGACCCCGGAGGAGAACATGGGCGACGTCATCGGCGACCTGAACTCGCGCCGCGGCATCATCCAGGCCATGGAGGAGCGCAGCGGCTCGCGCGTCGTCCGCGCCCAGGTTCCGCTGTCGGAGATGTTCGGCTACGTGGGCGACCTGCGCTCGCGCACCCAGGGCCGCGCGTCGTACAGCATGGTTTTCGACTCGTACGCCGAGGTTCCGGCGAACGTGGCGAAGGAGATCGTCGCCAAGGCCACGGGCGAGTAA
- a CDS encoding serine/threonine-protein kinase encodes MNPPELIADRYRVIRALGRGGMGMVWLCDDPVLGRQVAVKQIAAGVGIDGRSVERARREARTVAAIANPHVVQIHDIVEDTDQLWLVMEYVESENLQKVITDRGRMPVEQVVHIGAQLAEGLAAAHAAGVVHRDVKPANILITPQGDAKLVDFGIARKENEEQVTLEGVMSGTPVYFSPELARTGEPDFPSDVWALGATLFAAVEGKAPYDDAGTPVAMLHRVIEQEPREPVHAGILERPIGQMMERDPEQRWTSEQAAEALRVLDVIAETSTIVSDEAPPEVQVLAADVVRSLPARGPALAQVAAAGVGPRHAAVPAAAGRPWAAVIAVGAAILLVLVLLSWWMLG; translated from the coding sequence ATGAATCCCCCCGAGCTGATCGCTGATCGCTATCGCGTGATCAGGGCCCTTGGCCGCGGCGGAATGGGCATGGTGTGGCTGTGCGACGACCCGGTGCTCGGTCGCCAGGTCGCCGTGAAGCAGATCGCGGCCGGTGTCGGCATCGACGGCCGGTCGGTCGAACGCGCCCGTCGCGAGGCCCGCACCGTCGCCGCGATCGCCAACCCGCACGTGGTGCAGATCCACGACATCGTGGAGGACACCGATCAGCTGTGGCTGGTCATGGAGTACGTCGAGTCGGAGAACCTGCAGAAGGTCATCACCGACCGCGGCCGGATGCCCGTCGAGCAGGTGGTGCACATCGGCGCCCAGCTGGCCGAGGGCCTCGCCGCCGCGCACGCCGCGGGCGTGGTGCACCGCGACGTCAAGCCGGCCAACATCCTCATCACCCCGCAGGGCGACGCCAAGCTGGTCGACTTCGGCATCGCGCGCAAGGAGAACGAGGAGCAGGTGACCCTGGAAGGGGTCATGAGCGGTACGCCGGTGTACTTCTCGCCCGAGCTCGCCCGCACCGGGGAGCCGGACTTCCCGAGCGACGTGTGGGCGCTGGGGGCGACGTTGTTCGCCGCCGTGGAGGGCAAGGCGCCGTACGACGACGCGGGCACCCCCGTCGCGATGCTGCACCGGGTGATCGAGCAGGAGCCCCGGGAGCCGGTGCACGCCGGCATCCTGGAACGGCCGATCGGCCAGATGATGGAGCGCGACCCCGAGCAGCGGTGGACCAGCGAGCAGGCCGCGGAGGCGTTGCGCGTCCTGGACGTGATCGCCGAGACCTCGACGATCGTCTCCGACGAGGCGCCGCCGGAGGTGCAGGTGCTGGCGGCGGACGTCGTCCGCTCCCTCCCGGCGCGCGGTCCGGCGCTGGCGCAGGTGGCGGCGGCCGGCGTCGGGCCGCGGCACGCGGCCGTGCCGGCGGCGGCCGGCCGGCCCTGGGCCGCGGTGATCGCCGTCGGCGCCGCGATCCTGCTCGTGCTCGTGCTGCTGTCCTGGTGGATGCTGGGCTGA